The Leptospira bourretii genome has a window encoding:
- the def gene encoding peptide deformylase, translated as MAVRKILKIGNPLLRQTSEDVTESEIQTKDFKKLIRDMFETMRHAEGVGLAAPQIGVMKKLVVVGQDDDNGRYPGTPEVPNQIILNPEITPLSPPGEGFWEGCLSVPGMRGYVERPDKIRMKWRDENFEEHEEIISGYRAIVLQHECDHLFGVLYVDRLKSTKLFGYNEDIDTAGKLLD; from the coding sequence ATGGCTGTTAGAAAAATCCTCAAGATTGGCAATCCCTTACTCCGTCAAACGAGCGAAGACGTAACTGAATCCGAAATCCAAACCAAGGATTTTAAAAAACTGATTCGAGATATGTTTGAAACCATGCGTCATGCAGAAGGTGTAGGCCTTGCTGCCCCCCAAATTGGTGTCATGAAAAAGTTGGTTGTGGTCGGCCAGGATGATGACAATGGAAGGTATCCTGGAACTCCTGAAGTTCCGAACCAAATCATTTTAAATCCAGAGATCACTCCACTCTCACCTCCGGGTGAAGGTTTTTGGGAAGGTTGTTTATCTGTTCCTGGAATGCGTGGATACGTAGAAAGACCGGATAAAATTCGAATGAAATGGCGAGATGAAAACTTTGAGGAACACGAAGAAATCATTAGTGGTTACCGTGCCATCGTATTACAACATGAATGTGACCATTTGTTCGGTGTTCTTTATGTGGATCGCCTCAAAAGTACAAAGTTATTCGGTTATAACGAAGACATCGATACTGCAGGTAAATTGTTAGATTAA